One Sphaeramia orbicularis chromosome 21, fSphaOr1.1, whole genome shotgun sequence DNA window includes the following coding sequences:
- the LOC115412224 gene encoding uncharacterized protein LOC115412224 — MQKTLLLICQLIALVVSDDPPAPPQDIRVDNWVLTWTPSSTERNVTYTVQYSQFDANKWLNVKSCVHTSLNSCDVSFTKLEALYGCVRIRVLAERNGLRSKPVEACNRQGDSCTPNLSLTARPGYLAVHLSRDHILAKENGDHAGYRVCYGKEQQSLKDCKDSPSTLTIHDLEEGQRCCVQAQYTNFNKRVGLPSCTKCEDIPNAGATNTERGIIAGVVVSFTVLVLIILAYVLIFQRQRIKRFLQPPVQMPANLLCSIHHIPLSPISDEECDPISEIVLTEVRKD; from the exons ATGCAGAAAACTCTTCTATTAATCTGTCAACTCATCGCTCTGG TGGTATCTGATGATCCGCCTGCACCGCCACAGGACATCCGTGTTGATAACTGGGTGCTTACGTGGACTCCTTCCTCCACAGAGAGAAATGTCACATACACTGTTCAGTATAGCCA ATTTGACGCAAACAAGTGGCTAAATGTCAAATCCTGTGTCCACACATCTCTGAACTCCTGTGATGTCAGTTTCACTAAACTGGAAGCTCTGTATGGCTGTGTTAGGATACGGGTGTTGGCGGAAAGAAATGGGCTGAGATCGAAACCAGTTGAGGCTTGCAACAGACAAG GTGACTCCTGTACCCCTAACCTCAGTCTGACGGCACGACCAGGATATTTAGCTGTTCATCTGAGTCGGGACCATATTTTGGCTAAGGAGAATGGAGACCACGCGGGATACAGGGTCTGCTACGGCAAAGAACAGCAGTCACTGAAG GACTGTAAAGACTCTCCTTCCACTCTGACCATCCACGACCTGGAGGAAGGACAGCGATGCTGTGTACAAGCGCAGTACACCAACTTCAACAAACGTGTAGGACTTCCCAGCTGTACTAAGTGTGAGGACATTCCTAATGCAG GAGCAACAAACACAGAGAGGGGGATAATAGCGGGCGTAGTGGTGTCCTTCACTGTGCTTGTTCTCATAATTTTGGCGTACGTCCTCATTTTCCAGCGACAGAGAATCAAGCGCTTTCTGCAGCCTCCAGTCCAGATGCCAGCCAAC TTGCTCTGTTCCATCCACCACATCCCTCTCTCTCCCATCAGTGATGAGGAATGTGATCCCATTTCTGAAATCGTCTTAACAGAAGTCAGAAAAGACTGA